In the Sandaracinus amylolyticus genome, TGCCGGTCGGGAGCTGCGTCGCCATCGCGGGGCCGCGTCCGACGAACATCAGCACCTGCGCGCGATCGGGCGTGCTGCGCACCGTGAGCGCGCCGAAGCGCGCTCGATGCGCGCGCAGCGCAGCCTCTTGCTCCTCGGGCGTCGGGCCCGCGGGTGCTTCGGGCGCGGGCGGACGACCGAGCGCGAGGTCGACGAGATCGGGGCGCATCAGCGCGACACCGGCGATCGCGAAGAGGATCACGACGACGAACGCGAGCACCCAGAGCAGTCCGCCGCCGCGCCCCGCGCTCTTCGGCGCCGCCTCGAACTCGTCGAACGAGGGCGGGCTCACCGGCGCGCTCTTCGCGCGCGGCTTCGGCGCGGGCTCGACCGGAGGCTCGGGCTCGGGCGCCATCTCCCTCGCGCGGGGCGCGGGCTTCGCCGGACCGCTCGGCGTCGCGCGCTTCGGCGCGGCGATCGCGGCGAGCTCGGGCTTCGGCTCGTCGAGCGTGATCGCGTCGCTGAGCGCTTCCTTGCGCGGGCGCGTCGGGACCGGCGCGACGATCGCGCCGGGCGGCGGCGTGACCGAGAGCGGGTGCGGATCCTTGTCGGGATCGGCGAACGGATCCGAGAGATCGGCGGGCGGCGCCTGGAACGCCGGCGCCGCGAGATCGGGATCGGACACGCCACGCGCGCCCGACGATGCCGCGGGCTTCTTCGGCGCCACGCCGATCAGATCGTCGAGCGCGTCGTCGAGCTGATCCTCGGGCACCTCGTCGAGCGCGCTCTCGGCCTGCGACGCCGCGCGACGCGCCTCACGGATCATGCGCGAGAGGACACGCCGCGACGCACCACGGTTCAGCGGGACCAGCGACGCCTCGAGCTCGTCGCGCAGCCGCTCCAGCGCGGCCGGCCCGCTCCCGGCGCCGTGCTCGACGAGCCCGACGAGCACCGGCGGCACGCCGGTGCCCGACGCGACCAGCAACGTCGCGAGCAGCGCGATCACCGAGCGCGCCGCTTCCTCCGCCGATGCGCTGTTCGGCGGCGCGAACACCGAGACCGTCCCGTCCTCGGCGATGCGTACGTCGCCGCCGCGCACGATCGCGGGACCGCGCAGCAATGCCTCCACCGCCTCGAGCGCGACGAACGCGCCGATGTCGGACGGGATCCGGATCCTCCGCGACTTCAGGGACGCGACGAGATCGTCGATCGTGACGCCGAGCAGATCGTTCATGCGTTCGCAGCGGGCGGCCGCACGCGGACCCCGCGCGCCGAAAGGTACTGCTTCACCTCGGCCACCGTGAAGACGCCGTCGTGGAAGACGCTCGCCGCGAGCGCCGCGTCCGCCGCGCCCTCGACCAGGCCGGCGCGGAAGTGGTCGAGCGTGCCGACACCGCCCGATGCGATCACCGGGATCGACACCGCCTCGGCCACCGCGCGGGTCAGCACGAGATCGAAGCCTTCCTTGGTGCCGTCGCGGTCCATGCTCGTCAGCAGGATCTCGCCCGCGCCCCGCGCCTCGACCTCGCGCGCCCACGCGACGACGTCGAGCCCCGTCGGGTTGCGACCGCCGTGGGTGAAGACCTCCCAGCCGCCTTCGGCGCGGCGCCGTGCGTCGATCGCGACGACCAGCGCCTGTGCCCCGTACGCACCGGAGATCGCCTCGATCACCTCGGGCGTCTTCACCGCGGCGGTGTTCACCGCGACCTTGTCGGCGCCCGCGTGCAGCAGATCGCGCGCATCGGCGCGGGTGCGCACGCCACCTCCGACCGTGAGCGGCACCGCGAGCGCCTCCGCGGTGCGCTCGACGACGTCGATCAGGATGCGACGCGCGTCGCTCGACGCGGTGATGTCGAGGAACGTGATCTCGTCCGCGCCCTCGCGGTCGTAGCGCGTCGCGCACTCGACCGGATCACCCGCGTCCCGCAGCCCCACGAACTGCACGCCCTTCACGACGCGCCCGTCCTTCACGTCGAGGCACGGGATGATGCGCCGCGCGACCATCAGCGGACCTCCGCCAGCGCGGCGAGCGCCTCGGGAAGCGTGAACGCGCCCGCGTAGAGCGCGCGCCCGCACACCGCCGCCCGCACGCCGGCGCGCGCGAGCTCGAGCAGATGCGCGATCTCGCCGATCCCGCCCGACGCGATCACCGTCGCGCTCACCGCCGCCTGCAGCGCCGCGGTCGAGTCCACCGCGGGCCCGAGCCGCGTGCCGTCGCGATCGATGTCGGTGTAGAGGATCGCCGCCGCGCCCCACGCATCGACGCGCCCCGCGAGCTCCTCCGCGCGCACGCCGCTGCCCTTCTCCCAGCCCTCGATCGCGACCTCTCCGCCGCGCGCATCGATCGCGATCACGAGCTTGCCCGGGTGCTTCGCGCAGAGCTCGGACACGACGTCCGGGCTCTTGATCGCCGCGGTGCCCATCACGACGCGCTGCGCGCCCGCCGCGAGCCATCGCTCGGCCGCGCGCGCATCGCGCACGCCGCCTCCGACCTGCACCGCGATCGACACGCTCGACACGATGCGCTCGACCAGCGCGGCGTGCGCCGCGTCGCCGGTGCGCGCGCCCTCGAGGTCCACGACGTGCAGCCGCTTCGCGCCCTGATCGGCGAAGCGCTTCGCCTCCACGACGGGATCGTCGGCGTACACCGTGACCTCGTCGTAGCGTCCCTTGTGCAGCCGCACGACCTTGCCG is a window encoding:
- the hisF gene encoding imidazole glycerol phosphate synthase subunit HisF, with the translated sequence MVARRIIPCLDVKDGRVVKGVQFVGLRDAGDPVECATRYDREGADEITFLDITASSDARRILIDVVERTAEALAVPLTVGGGVRTRADARDLLHAGADKVAVNTAAVKTPEVIEAISGAYGAQALVVAIDARRRAEGGWEVFTHGGRNPTGLDVVAWAREVEARGAGEILLTSMDRDGTKEGFDLVLTRAVAEAVSIPVIASGGVGTLDHFRAGLVEGAADAALAASVFHDGVFTVAEVKQYLSARGVRVRPPAANA
- the hisA gene encoding 1-(5-phosphoribosyl)-5-[(5-phosphoribosylamino)methylideneamino]imidazole-4-carboxamide isomerase, producing the protein MELIPAIDLLDGKVVRLHKGRYDEVTVYADDPVVEAKRFADQGAKRLHVVDLEGARTGDAAHAALVERIVSSVSIAVQVGGGVRDARAAERWLAAGAQRVVMGTAAIKSPDVVSELCAKHPGKLVIAIDARGGEVAIEGWEKGSGVRAEELAGRVDAWGAAAILYTDIDRDGTRLGPAVDSTAALQAAVSATVIASGGIGEIAHLLELARAGVRAAVCGRALYAGAFTLPEALAALAEVR